A region from the Corallococcus silvisoli genome encodes:
- a CDS encoding potassium transporter Kup: MLALGALGIVYGDIGTSPLYALRECFTGPHGISPTPANVMGVLSLIFWSLIIVVSVKYLLFVMRADNRGEGGILALMALAMHRPRGQAHRARPVLITLGIFGAALLYGDGLITPAISVLSAVEGLSVATPVFEPYVIPISLIILGLLFLVQRKGTGGIGAVFGPFMCVWFLVLAVLGVKELLHNPAVLWSLSPLHAVHFFIDNGLHGFLVLGAVFLVVTGGEALYADMGHFGAGPIKRAWFALVLPSLVLNYLGQGALLLRHAEAARNPFYLLAPDWALYPLVALSTGAAVIASQALISGSFSITRQAMQLGYSPRMEVVHTSAEEMGQIYLPGLNGALLVGVVALVLGFGSSSRLAAAYGIAVTTTMAITTVLAYVVARERWGVSRAVALPVAGLFLVVDVSFFGANAVKISDGGWFPLLLAVCIFTLMTTWKRGRDILAAKLRAASISLKDLLGSFGDHPPVRVPGTAIFMTGNPDGTPPALLHNLKHNKVLHEQVVLLTIIPEEIPHVPGVERVEVEPLEQGFVRVVARYGFMENPSIPDILKRCREKGLQFQLMGTSFFLGRETLIPTKKPSMAMWREALFSWMSRNARSATAYFRIPPNRVVELGSQVEL; encoded by the coding sequence ATGCTGGCGCTGGGCGCGCTGGGCATCGTCTACGGAGACATTGGTACCAGCCCGCTGTACGCGCTGCGCGAGTGCTTCACCGGGCCGCACGGCATCTCGCCGACGCCCGCGAACGTGATGGGCGTGCTGTCGCTCATCTTCTGGTCGCTCATCATCGTGGTGTCGGTGAAGTACCTGCTGTTCGTGATGCGCGCGGACAACCGGGGGGAGGGTGGCATCCTCGCGTTGATGGCGCTGGCCATGCACCGCCCCCGAGGGCAGGCGCACCGCGCCCGGCCCGTGCTCATCACCCTGGGCATCTTCGGCGCGGCGCTGCTCTACGGCGACGGCCTCATCACGCCCGCCATCTCCGTGCTGAGCGCGGTGGAGGGCCTGAGCGTGGCCACGCCCGTCTTCGAGCCCTACGTCATCCCCATCTCCCTCATCATCCTGGGGCTGCTGTTCCTGGTGCAGCGGAAGGGCACGGGCGGCATCGGCGCGGTGTTCGGCCCGTTCATGTGCGTGTGGTTCCTGGTGCTGGCGGTGCTGGGCGTGAAGGAGCTGCTGCACAACCCCGCGGTGCTCTGGTCGCTGTCGCCCCTGCACGCCGTGCACTTCTTCATCGACAATGGCCTGCACGGCTTCCTGGTGCTGGGCGCGGTGTTCCTGGTGGTGACGGGCGGCGAGGCGCTCTACGCGGACATGGGCCACTTCGGCGCGGGGCCCATCAAGCGCGCGTGGTTCGCCCTGGTGCTGCCGTCGCTCGTCCTCAACTACCTGGGGCAGGGGGCGCTGCTCTTGCGCCACGCGGAGGCGGCCCGCAACCCCTTCTACCTGCTGGCCCCGGACTGGGCCCTCTATCCGCTGGTGGCCCTGTCCACGGGCGCCGCCGTCATCGCCTCCCAGGCGCTCATCTCCGGCTCCTTCTCCATCACCCGCCAGGCGATGCAGCTGGGCTACAGCCCGCGCATGGAGGTGGTGCACACGTCCGCGGAGGAGATGGGGCAGATCTACCTGCCCGGCCTCAACGGCGCGCTGCTGGTGGGCGTGGTGGCGCTGGTGCTGGGCTTCGGCTCCTCCAGCCGGCTGGCGGCGGCGTACGGCATCGCGGTGACGACGACCATGGCCATCACCACGGTGCTCGCCTACGTCGTGGCCCGCGAGCGCTGGGGCGTCAGCCGCGCCGTGGCCCTGCCTGTCGCGGGGCTGTTCCTGGTGGTGGACGTGTCCTTCTTCGGCGCCAACGCGGTGAAGATTTCGGACGGCGGCTGGTTCCCGCTGCTGCTCGCCGTCTGCATCTTCACGCTGATGACCACCTGGAAGCGCGGCCGGGACATCCTCGCGGCCAAGCTGCGCGCGGCGAGCATCAGCCTCAAGGACCTGCTGGGCAGCTTCGGGGACCACCCGCCCGTGCGCGTGCCCGGCACCGCCATCTTCATGACGGGCAACCCGGACGGCACGCCGCCCGCGCTCTTGCACAACCTCAAGCACAACAAGGTGCTGCACGAGCAGGTGGTGCTGCTCACCATCATCCCGGAGGAGATTCCCCACGTCCCGGGCGTGGAGCGCGTGGAGGTGGAGCCCCTGGAGCAGGGCTTCGTGCGCGTCGTCGCCCGCTACGGCTTCATGGAGAACCCCAGCATCCCGGACATCCTCAAGCGCTGCCGGGAGAAGGGCCTCCAGTTCCAGCTCATGGGCACCAGCTTCTTCCTGGGCCGCGAAACGCTCATCCCCACGAAGAAGCCCAGCATGGCCATGTGGCGCGAGGCCCTCTTCTCCTGGATGAGCCGCAACGCCCGCAGCGCCACCGCCTACTTCCGCATCCCGCCCAACCGCGTCGTGGAGCTGGGCAGCCAGGTGGAGCTGTAG